A section of the Deinococcus taeanensis genome encodes:
- a CDS encoding DinB family protein — protein MNVREYYAYLTAAREQLWNYLRALPQADLDRDLIEGGDRFHSIKDLLLHVMDFEDHWVHGVVQGDGVQSQFPHDWVRPQAQQYDLAWILEYSREVTRRTTGFLDSTPDLNRNVKLVQDDPASDTVTLDQLLWNVMTHEVRHTAQIALMIRQLGHTPPWLDYMRFMRPQSTPTPDVAPTGDENDLDDEL, from the coding sequence ATGAACGTCCGCGAGTACTACGCCTACCTGACCGCCGCGCGAGAGCAGCTCTGGAACTACCTGCGGGCCCTGCCGCAGGCGGACCTGGACCGCGACCTGATCGAAGGCGGCGACCGCTTCCACTCGATCAAGGATCTGCTGCTGCACGTCATGGACTTCGAAGATCACTGGGTGCACGGCGTGGTGCAGGGCGACGGCGTGCAAAGCCAGTTCCCGCACGACTGGGTGCGGCCACAGGCGCAGCAGTACGACCTGGCCTGGATCCTGGAATACAGCCGTGAAGTCACGCGCCGCACCACAGGCTTCCTGGACAGCACCCCGGACCTGAACCGGAACGTGAAACTCGTGCAGGACGACCCTGCCAGCGACACGGTCACCCTGGACCAGCTGCTGTGGAACGTGATGACGCACGAGGTGCGGCACACCGCGCAGATTGCCCTGATGATCCGCCAGCTGGGCCACACGCCCCCCTGGCTGGACTACATGCGCTTCATGCGGCCCCAGAGCACCCCCACGCCGGACGTCGCCCCCACGGGCGACGAGAACGACCTCGACGACGAGCTCTGA
- a CDS encoding carbohydrate ABC transporter permease — MFISLPAVPTLPLAADRTNVILGTEQFAGLGNVAQLLGSATSEQVALQTRVFTPLSGTGGLLALTLPAGVLTVALFDLVSQDLRWPDLYAAIVVPFLASATGMFAFRQHLLNIPASLADAARMDGCGPLRFLTQVLVPLSGNTSGALDVIQFVSTWDQSLWPLVIMQRDEHSVVQVGVRGLIEVGGQTDWGAVMAGDVVTMLPPLTVFTVLQKQFSRGVALRQDR, encoded by the coding sequence GTGTTCATCTCCCTGCCGGCTGTGCCCACGCTGCCGCTGGCAGCCGACCGCACCAACGTGATTCTGGGGACCGAGCAGTTCGCAGGGCTGGGCAACGTCGCGCAGCTGCTGGGGAGTGCCACCTCCGAGCAGGTGGCGCTGCAGACGCGAGTGTTCACGCCGCTGAGTGGGACGGGTGGGCTGCTGGCCCTGACGTTGCCCGCCGGGGTTCTCACCGTCGCGCTGTTTGACCTGGTCAGTCAGGACCTGCGCTGGCCGGACCTGTACGCCGCGATCGTCGTGCCGTTCCTGGCGAGCGCGACTGGCATGTTCGCGTTCCGCCAGCACTTGCTGAACATCCCGGCGAGCCTCGCGGACGCCGCGCGCATGGACGGCTGCGGTCCACTGCGCTTCCTGACGCAGGTGCTGGTGCCCCTGAGCGGCAACACCAGCGGGGCGCTGGACGTCATTCAGTTCGTGTCCACCTGGGATCAGTCCCTGTGGCCGCTGGTGATCATGCAGCGTGACGAGCACTCGGTCGTGCAGGTCGGCGTGCGCGGATTGATCGAGGTGGGTGGGCAGACCGACTGGGGCGCCGTGATGGCAGGCGACGTGGTCACCATGCTGCCGCCGCTGACCGTATTTACAGTGCTTCAGAAGCAGTTCAGCCGGGGTGTCGCCCTCAGGCAGGACAGGTAG
- a CDS encoding glycerophosphodiester phosphodiesterase, translated as MTPLLLGHRGTPALHRENTLTGFQAALEAGLDGVELDVRRLGDGTLVVHHDAHLADGRFLPDLRAADLPAHVPTLDGALAWAAGAGAFVNVELKHESVRPDDRVGRTLDAVRAHGLARRVIVSSFMPTLLRAARAAAPDIERGLLTHRAYPPLLLRAVMDWTGSVALHPPHTLTDAALVALARREGWRINTWTVNDPGEVRRLRALDVDALIGDHPTVLLCAR; from the coding sequence ATGACGCCACTGCTGCTCGGCCACCGGGGGACGCCCGCCCTGCACCGCGAGAACACCCTGACCGGCTTCCAGGCGGCGCTGGAGGCCGGGCTGGACGGCGTGGAACTGGATGTTCGCCGTCTGGGGGACGGCACGCTGGTCGTGCATCACGACGCGCACCTTGCAGACGGCCGGTTCCTGCCGGACCTGCGGGCCGCGGACCTGCCGGCGCACGTGCCCACCCTGGACGGCGCCCTGGCCTGGGCGGCCGGGGCGGGCGCGTTCGTGAACGTGGAACTCAAGCACGAGTCGGTGCGGCCCGATGACCGGGTGGGCCGCACACTGGACGCCGTGCGCGCCCACGGCCTGGCGCGCCGGGTGATCGTGAGCTCGTTCATGCCCACGCTGCTGCGCGCTGCGCGGGCGGCCGCGCCGGACATCGAACGGGGCCTCCTGACCCACCGGGCCTACCCTCCCCTGCTGCTGCGGGCTGTCATGGACTGGACGGGCAGTGTGGCCCTGCACCCCCCCCACACCCTGACCGACGCCGCACTCGTGGCGCTGGCCCGCCGGGAGGGCTGGCGGATCAACACCTGGACGGTCAACGATCCAGGGGAGGTGCGGCGCCTGCGCGCGCTGGACGTGGACGCCCTGATCGGAGATCACCCCACCGTGCTGCTCTGCGCGCGCTGA
- a CDS encoding MerR family transcriptional regulator, with translation MPLDLPPGGSLTLKAPPEVPHDPHPTIGAFAQASRLSPKALRLYDDLGLLRPAQVDPASGYRLYDPAQLHDAQLIGLLRRVDLPLADIRGLLGTPPPARPAALRAHLTRMERQHRQRRDLTRYLIDQMEGAPPLTLPPTRFVPAQAVAALTFHVFVPDLPRTIQTGMQALLDHVRAQGVRLTTPAFVIYHGEVNADSDGPVEICVPYAGPLTPGGNLTLRVEPAHHEAFVTLTRAQFEFPAILAAYDATCAAAAQHGTPGPLHAREVYAYDWAAAGPDDPAGDVAWPFVPHPAAQL, from the coding sequence GTGCCTCTTGACCTTCCCCCTGGGGGAAGCCTCACGCTGAAGGCACCTCCGGAGGTCCCGCATGACCCGCACCCGACCATCGGCGCGTTCGCGCAGGCCAGCCGCCTGAGCCCCAAAGCCCTGCGCCTGTATGACGATCTGGGCCTGCTGCGCCCCGCGCAGGTGGACCCCGCCAGCGGCTACCGGCTGTACGACCCGGCACAGCTGCACGACGCGCAGCTGATCGGCCTGCTGCGCCGCGTGGACCTACCGCTGGCCGACATCCGCGGCCTGCTGGGCACCCCTCCCCCCGCGCGGCCCGCTGCGCTGCGTGCTCACCTGACCCGCATGGAGCGGCAGCACCGGCAGCGGCGGGACCTCACCCGGTACCTCATCGACCAGATGGAAGGAGCGCCACCTCTGACCCTGCCCCCGACCCGCTTCGTGCCCGCCCAGGCGGTGGCTGCCCTGACCTTTCACGTGTTCGTGCCGGACCTGCCGCGCACCATCCAGACCGGCATGCAGGCTCTGCTTGACCATGTGCGTGCCCAGGGCGTCCGCCTGACCACGCCGGCCTTCGTGATCTACCACGGCGAGGTGAACGCTGACAGCGACGGTCCGGTTGAGATCTGCGTGCCGTACGCCGGGCCGCTGACGCCCGGCGGGAACCTCACGCTGCGCGTGGAGCCCGCCCATCACGAAGCGTTCGTGACCCTCACCAGGGCGCAGTTCGAGTTCCCCGCCATTCTCGCGGCGTACGACGCCACCTGCGCCGCCGCCGCGCAGCACGGCACGCCTGGCCCCCTGCACGCCCGTGAGGTCTACGCGTACGACTGGGCGGCCGCCGGCCCGGACGACCCGGCCGGAGACGTCGCGTGGCCCTTCGTGCCGCACCCCGCCGCTCAGCTCTGA
- a CDS encoding SDR family oxidoreductase, giving the protein MTDQPTSPNQFDKQDPTTQYPAPPFPRQPQEAPGLVGAMDPRPDHGEDSYVGLGRLKGRKALVTGADSGIGRAAAIAFAREGADVALNYLPEEEQDAREVVALIEAAGRKAVALPGDLKDEAFCRDLVTRAVKELGGLDILVNNAGKQVSQESIADITTEQFDQTFRTNVYAMFWLTQEALRHLKAGASIINTASIQAYRPSPNLLDYASTKAAIVAFTQALAQQLGHKGIRVNAVAPGPFWTPLQPSGGQTQEKVQSFGKSTPLGRPGQPAELAPLYVFLASQESSYSSGGTFGATGGEVLF; this is encoded by the coding sequence ATGACAGACCAGCCCACATCCCCCAACCAGTTCGACAAGCAGGACCCCACCACGCAGTACCCCGCCCCGCCGTTTCCGCGGCAGCCGCAGGAAGCGCCGGGCCTGGTGGGCGCCATGGACCCTCGCCCGGATCACGGCGAGGACAGCTATGTGGGCCTGGGGCGCCTGAAGGGCCGCAAGGCGCTCGTGACCGGCGCGGATTCCGGTATCGGCCGGGCCGCCGCCATCGCCTTCGCGCGGGAAGGAGCGGACGTTGCGCTGAATTACCTGCCGGAAGAGGAGCAGGACGCCCGGGAGGTTGTTGCCCTGATCGAAGCGGCGGGCCGCAAGGCCGTGGCCCTGCCCGGTGACCTCAAGGACGAGGCGTTCTGCCGTGACCTCGTGACGCGCGCCGTAAAGGAACTCGGCGGGCTGGACATCCTCGTGAACAACGCCGGAAAGCAGGTGTCACAGGAGAGCATTGCCGACATCACGACTGAACAGTTCGACCAGACGTTCCGCACGAACGTGTACGCCATGTTCTGGCTCACGCAGGAGGCGCTCAGGCACCTGAAGGCCGGCGCGAGCATCATCAACACGGCGTCCATCCAGGCGTACCGGCCCAGCCCGAACCTGCTGGACTACGCCAGCACCAAGGCAGCCATCGTGGCGTTCACGCAGGCGCTCGCCCAGCAGCTGGGCCACAAGGGCATCCGCGTGAACGCCGTCGCCCCCGGGCCTTTCTGGACGCCACTTCAACCCAGCGGCGGGCAGACGCAGGAGAAGGTGCAGTCGTTCGGGAAGTCCACCCCGCTGGGCCGTCCCGGGCAGCCGGCCGAACTGGCGCCGCTGTACGTGTTCCTGGCGTCGCAGGAAAGCAGTTACAGCAGCGGCGGGACGTTCGGGGCGACCGGCGGTGAAGTGCTGTTCTGA
- a CDS encoding App1 family protein, with translation MDSLKTAFKALLPLLERGVVTADRAFSGYVQPRRARGKLLLQPYVGWGTPDRVELLGRVLLPRTVAPASKADPRLRNVQNVLRRLFSREVGGVRVNGTLDGVTVSAVSDADGYFTLVFTPTRSLPGGWHQVSLRIEGREVSAAGRVQVVSDARFGIISDLDDTVIQSDVTSLPRMLGTVLTGNARTRLPFPGVGALYRALTREGEARNPIFYVSSSPWNFFDLLWQFLDYRRIPLGPMFLRNWGVDLLGGHGGYKHGVIERIFEHFPHLQFVLVGDSGEKDPEIYAEVVHRHPNRVLAVYIRDVTEASRDEGVMKLRAEVRRAGVDLVLAADSLNAASHAMAMGLITPGEYRSVLTSVARTYET, from the coding sequence GTGGATTCGCTGAAGACGGCCTTCAAGGCCCTGCTGCCGCTGCTGGAGCGGGGTGTCGTGACTGCCGACCGCGCGTTCAGCGGGTACGTGCAGCCGCGGCGGGCGCGCGGCAAGCTGCTGCTCCAGCCGTACGTGGGCTGGGGCACCCCTGACCGCGTGGAACTGCTGGGCCGGGTGCTGCTGCCCCGGACGGTCGCGCCGGCCAGCAAAGCCGATCCCCGCCTGCGGAATGTGCAGAACGTCCTGCGCCGCCTGTTCTCCCGCGAGGTGGGGGGCGTCCGCGTGAACGGCACGCTGGACGGCGTGACGGTCAGTGCCGTCAGTGACGCCGATGGGTACTTCACGCTGGTCTTCACGCCCACCCGCTCCCTCCCGGGCGGGTGGCATCAGGTGAGTCTGCGCATCGAGGGCCGTGAGGTGAGTGCCGCGGGCCGCGTTCAGGTGGTCTCAGACGCCCGGTTCGGGATCATCAGCGACCTGGACGACACCGTGATCCAGTCGGACGTGACCAGCCTGCCGCGCATGCTCGGCACGGTACTGACCGGCAACGCCCGCACCCGCCTGCCTTTTCCCGGTGTGGGCGCCCTGTACCGCGCGCTGACGCGCGAGGGCGAGGCGCGCAACCCGATCTTCTACGTGTCCAGCAGCCCCTGGAATTTCTTTGACCTGCTGTGGCAGTTTCTGGACTACCGGCGCATTCCGCTCGGCCCGATGTTCCTGCGCAACTGGGGTGTGGACCTGCTGGGCGGTCACGGCGGGTACAAGCACGGCGTGATCGAACGGATCTTCGAGCACTTCCCGCACCTGCAGTTCGTGCTCGTGGGCGACAGCGGCGAGAAGGACCCGGAAATCTACGCGGAGGTGGTGCACCGCCACCCGAACCGGGTGCTCGCCGTGTACATCCGTGACGTGACCGAAGCCAGCCGGGACGAGGGCGTCATGAAACTGCGCGCCGAGGTCCGCCGGGCCGGCGTGGACCTCGTGCTTGCGGCCGACAGCCTGAATGCCGCCAGTCACGCCATGGCCATGGGCCTGATCACGCCCGGCGAGTACCGCAGTGTGCTGACCAGCGTGGCGCGCACGTACGAAACCTGA